TTCCTGCCGGCGCCGGGCACCGTCACGAAGTTCATCTCGCCCAACGGCCCCGGCGTGCGCGTCGACTCCGGTGTGGAGTCCGGCAGCGTGATCGGCGGCCAGTTCGACTCGATGCTCGCGAAGCTGATCGTCACCGGTTCCGACCGCAACAACGCCCTCGAGCGCAGCCGGCGCGCGCTGGCCGAGTTCGTGGTGGAGGGTATGGCGACCGTGCTGCCGTTCGACCGCGTGATCGTGGACGACCCGGCGTTCATCGGCGACGAAAACGGCTTCTCCGTGCACACGCGCTGGATCGAGACCGAGTTCGACAACAAGATCGAGCCGTTCGCCAACAACGCCGTACCCGACTCCGAAGAAGAAGCGCCTCGGCAGAACGTGGTGGTCGAGGTCGGCGGCCGGCGGCTCGAGGTGTCGCTGCCGGGCGGCTTCGCGCTCGAAGGCTCGGGCAGCGGGGCAACGGCCACGAAGGCCAAGCCGCGCAAGCGCTCTGGCGGCGCGAAGGCAGCGGTGAGTGGCGACGCCGTCACGGCGCCGATGCAGGGCACGATCGTGAAGATCGCAGTGGAGGAAGGCCAGCACGTCGAGGCGGGCGAGCTGATCGTGGTCCTCGAGGCGATGAAGATGGAAAACCCGGTCACGGCGCACAAAGCGGGCACTGTCACGGGGCTTTCGGTCGAGGTCGGCGCCGCCGTGACCCAGGGCACGCAACTTCTGGAGCTCAAGGACTGAAGTTGTGCCGAATGTCGTGGGTCCGCAGGCCCGCGGCGGCATACCATCGTCGGTGTGACAGAGGTGCCGTCTCCGCAGCTGCGGATCAGCGACCAGGAACGGGAATCCGCGCTGAATGCGCTCGGTGAGCACATGAGCGCGGGGCGGATCGACATCGACGAGTACGGCGAGCGCTCGGCGCGCATCACCGCGGCCAAGACGCGGGGTGAGCTGGCAGGGCTGTTCGACGACCTGCCCGATCCGCACCCGGTGTACGGCTCGGGACAGCCCGCACCGGCACCGGTACCTGCCGCACCTCCGGTTCCCGCCCCCGCTCCGCAGACGGCGGTGGGCCGGCCGCAGGGCTGGAACGGTGGCCAGCGGGCGGCGGCCGCACTGGTGCCGCTGGTCTGGATCGCGGCCATCGCCCTGATCGCCACCAGCACGCTGGGCTGGGGAATCATCTTCGTGCCGATCGCGCTCA
The sequence above is a segment of the Amycolatopsis sp. 2-15 genome. Coding sequences within it:
- a CDS encoding DUF1707 SHOCT-like domain-containing protein, coding for MTEVPSPQLRISDQERESALNALGEHMSAGRIDIDEYGERSARITAAKTRGELAGLFDDLPDPHPVYGSGQPAPAPVPAAPPVPAPAPQTAVGRPQGWNGGQRAAAALVPLVWIAAIALIATSTLGWGIIFVPIALTAAGRALWGHGWDHNGDRHRRDHRLDHRDARRELRDEFRRDQIEARREMRDEFRDRRRRDRW